The segment GTCGAAAATTTTGCTAAGGAACAATCCTCTGGGCATAAAAGCCCTCCTTACAGATAATGATGTTTCTGAATGGCTTTTACGGCCGAGCTTGATCCCAACACGACAAGACACACGATGGATGAAACCACGTGCTTGGCCGACCAGTAGCCCAGAGAGAGCGGAAAAGAATGAGACTGAGAGTGGGGAATCTGGCACATGGTCTGGCCTCCAATGAGGTCAGACTAGCGCCTAGCGAGGGAAGAAAAACAGGAACCGTGGAGACAAAAAAAACGCCGACGTTGGCGCTTTTTTTGTGGGATGAATATCTAATTCATTGATTTTATTGAATCTGAAAAAACAGAAAAACGCCAACGTCGGCGTTTTTTATCTGCGGTGCATGCGCCGCCACTGCCAGGGAGGCACCGGAGATGGGTCAGCCCACAGGCCGCGAGGTGGGCTTGCCTCCCTGGCTTCCTGCTGCATTTTTCGCCACTCGTTGCAGGCCTCCTGCTTGCAATATCGTCCGTCCACCCAGGCCAGCCCGGATGCCGTCAGGGCCTCTTGCAACAGGCGCGTACCATCCGGCTGCATGATACTGGCTACCTCCCGCCCATAGCTCTTGCTTTTTTGCGCAGGGGTAACTTCCACAGTCTTGCCCATGAGCAACGTTGCAGTCAGATCACGGGCTTCCTTGCCGTATGGCTGGCCAATTTCCGGGCAGTCTATGCCATAGACGCGGATTGTCACCACCGCACCGTCAGTGCGTTGTATCCGCATCGAATCCCCATCATGCACCGAAATTACAGTTCCTTGCCATGCGAAGATGGTGGACGGAGATAAGAGTATAAGCAGGAGGATGGTCGCCATAAAGGATCGACCATCCTCCGCCCAAGAGAAAAATTTACTTTTTAGCAACACTGGCAATAACGCCATCCATCATCACATTTTTTACGGTAAAGCCTTTAGCTTTGGCTTGTATAACTGCAATTGACCCCTTTTTAAGCTCACGCAAAAAAGGATCTTTCATATCCAGATAAATACGCAATCCAAACAAACCGGACTTATCGACTGGAACAAGCACATAAGGTTTTCCAGCCACATCTTTTGCCACACCGGAGACTTTTACCTCAAGAATAACTGGCTTCCCCTTAAAGTCTTCATCTGCGACGACTTCATTATTTTCATAAGCCTGATAGAGTTCTTTGGGTTCTGCTTCATAGCCAATAATTTTTTTCAATCGTCCGGACTGCTCTGCATTCGTAGCTTGCAGGAACATAGGATCATTATCATCCCCGACCGATGAGGCTACAGCCATCGGCCCCTCTGATTCTGCTTTCGCCTTCTCATAAAAAACGATCTGGCATTGCTCAACATTAAGCTTTTTTGCAGCCTCTTTTGCAGATTTGACCACAACTTTTGCTTCAATTTTTTCTTCAGGGGAAAAATCTTTTACGACAAGCAACACATATTTTCCCGGGATGGTAAAAGCTGTCGTTGCCTCTAGTGCATGAGCAGACCCTGCTAATGTAAAAAACAAGCTAAAAATAATAGCTGCTACACATGTACTAATTTTTTGCCACATAATCATTTCCCCCTCCATAGTAATTTGTAGCCACTGGCCCAGCGACATTCCCATTTACTATGGGGCCTTGGGTCGCGTGATGACCAGAGACAAGCACTGCCTTAGCCGCAGTTTGTATGGTTTCAGGTGCCTTTCTGTAGAGAGCTAAGACCTCACACTCTTCAGCGGTCAACACGACTCCTTGTCGCGCCCCCGTGACAATATAGCCAATATCAAATCCAAGATCAGCAAGCCGTTCCAGGTAGACTGCGAAGGACGGTAGCCGCTCCTTTTCGTAATCAAGCTGACTGTTAATATGGATGCCAAGCCTTTCTGAAATCTCTTTTTGTTTAAATTTCAGACGCTTGCGCTCTTCTACCAGTCTCCTAGAAAAACTCATAATTTTCTCCAACTTTCCATTGACTAAAATCACAAAAAAACCTAATTTTATACCAACGAATAACAACAATTCCCAACAAACCCACGGGCACAACGACAGGAGGAAATATGCCCTCAACCCTATGCAAAATGAGCGATGGCGGTGACCGCATTTTTATACGCCTGCTCAATCTGCCTTATGTGCGCCATGCATTCGTAAGCGCCAACAGTGTCAAACCCCACCCCCAGGGCGGAGTGAAAACTGCCGCGTTGGAAATGACACTGGTTATTGGTCCCAAAGAGCTGACGGCTCCGCCAGCCAGCTTCAGCGAGATTGTTGAGGGCCTGTCCGCGCTGCCCTGCATCACGTCAATCCGTATGGCCCCCACCACGATACGGCTGAAGGCAGATGGCAAAACCGAGTATGTGCGCCCTCGGCTGGTGGTGGGGCTTACGGATGACCACTGCGCAACGTGTAACAACATTTCTTGTGATGTAACCGAAAACAATAACGATGCAAAGGGCCGGAGGAAGAGAAAATGAACGCACTGCGCACCCCGGAGGAAGTGCGGCGCGACTTTGAAACCCGGGGCATGAGCGTGGCCACATGGGCGCGGCGGCATGGATATTCGCCCTTTGGCGTTTATGATGTGTTGTTAGGCCGCACTAAAGGTCTGCGCGGAGAGAGCCACAATATTGCCGTTGCCCTGGGTATCAAAGCTGGCAGCATCAATACCAACGTAAACCGTTAGGAGCGTGGCGTGGTTGTGAACACTATAAATGAAAGGACCCCCGCGCCGGACATGCGCGAGGGTCAGGCAACGACCAGAAAAGGAAGAACTCATATGACGTTGCAAAATTTGCATACCCGGAAGGGACGGCGTGGTCAAGACAAGCTGAAACAGATCCTGCCCAAGGTTCTACAGGAAGGCTACGGCGAGGACTGGCGGCCTAGCGTGTATCTGACCGGGGCCTATTCTGCACCTGATGCAGAAACACGGTTGTCTCATGCCACCAGTCAGAGCCTCGCCGCCGCCCACCTGCTGCGCCTGGGCTACCCCGTGTTGGCCCCGGTGCCGATGGGGCACTTCATCTGCGAACACACAGACCTGGACAGGAGTTTTGCCACCTGGGGCGAAACCTGCCGCACCATGTTGTCTGTGGCTGACCTCATGGTGGTGTTTTACAGCAGCACCCTGGCTGACAGCAAGGATGTTGATGTAGCGATCGGCTGGGCGGCCAGATGGCATTACCCAATCATCCTCATGCGCGCCGTGCCAGTGGATAACATGCCCGTGGGGGATCCTAGCGACTACACCTATACCTTTGAGCGGCTGGACGTGCCCACATGGCTCAAGCTGCGCGAGAACCGGGTGGAAAAGGTGAACAGACATGACTAAGCGCAATCAGGCCGAGCGTAGCCTCGCCATTGTTGAGTTGCTGTTCCAGCGGGTGCTGGAGGGTTGGCCTAACAAGGAGTTGGCGCGAACCCTGGGTGAAAGCGAGGTTAACGTGTGCCGGGACCTCGCCATTCTGGAAGAGAACGGGTGGGCGCAGAAGCTGCCCAGCGGCAAATGGGCGCTTACCACCAAACCCGTGGCACTTATGCGTGTGTACAACCTTTATATGCAGGACTGGCGGGATCGTGCGGAAGCTTTCGACACGCGCGTTAGCGCCCAGGCCCGCCAGATGACCAAGTAAGGAGATTAGCATGGCTGCCAAGAAGAAACCGCAATTTGATGCTGATGGCTTGTGGCAATCGATCATCAAAGAAAATCCGCGCCTCTCCATTGAGATACACAACCTCAATAGTAGCAATTCCGAAAATGCCAAGTTGGAATTATGCGCCCTCTACGTTGCCAAAGCTCGCGAAGCACTGGGCGAAGACGCCTCAATTCCTCTTCCGGAAAGCATGAGTTACGAAATGAAGAAAAAAACAGTTGCCTGCATTGAAGGTACAGTAGATGTGCCCGCCGAGGCAGACATGCATGTAACCCGAGAGAGACTGAACACCGAGTGGGAACACTGCATGGCGGCACTGTCCACTTCCGACCAGAAAAAGGTGTTGGCCGGAGACCCTGCGACAGGGGAAAAAATTTGCAAGCTGTTCGTCAAGCACATGGTTGAAGACCTGCGGGTTGCGCCTTCATGGATATCTCTTCCGTCTGCTGCTCCCGGTTTTCTGTGCGATTGCATGGCAGAGGTCCTGAATGCCAAGGGCAGCAACACACCCGCCGTCATCACTCCGGAAGTGGATCCCGCCACGGAAACAGCCGTGGCCCAACTGCGTGACGAAGCCGTGACCGTCAGCAATGTGGAAATGGATGCCACCATCCTGCTGGCCGAAACGCGCGGCGTGTCTCAACAGGCGCAGTTCATCGAAACAGTGTCCCGCATGACCATGCTCACCAGATTGGCCCATATCAAGGAGAGCAAGGGCTACAAGGGGGCAAAAGTTCGCGATGCGAATGGAGAATTGCAGTCCATCAAGACATGGCCAGAATTCTGCACGGCCCTGGGCATGAGTCGTAGCCTTGTGGACGAAGACCTGAACAACCTCTCGGTGTTCGGCGACAACCTGCTCAAGATGCAGGATGCCCTGGGCATCGGCTATCGCGAGCTTCGCAAGCTGCGCGCAGGTTTTTCCATGTTGGACGATGCCTCCCGCGCCTTGGCGCTGGAAGAGGTGAAAAACGCCGGGGATAAGGAAGAGTTGCTCGCCGCCCTTGATGAAATGGGGGTGCGCAACGCCAAACTGACCCAGGCCAACAAGGAAAAGGACGAACAGCGCGCCAGCCTTGACAAGCTGCTCGGCGAATCACGCCGCAAGGAATATGAGCTGCAACGCAAGCTGGACGCTATGGAACGGCCTGTAAGCCCGGATGAAGAGGCGAGCGCCCTTATTTGGACTGAAGCCAACATGAAGCGCGAGATTGATGAAGGGTGCCGTGATCTCGTGCGCGCGGCTGATGCACTGGCGGTGATTGCTTCCAACACCTTCAATTGTGGCAATGGTGAAAGGTGGTTCTCTCTTCCGGAAGAACGGCGGGCGCAAATGGTCGACTACGTTAATGAGCGCATATCCAGCGCCTGCGGCCGGATGCGTGACTCCCTGCTTAATGTTGGTGTTGATGTGGATCTGGCGCTGGTATTTGACCCGGAAGCGGGCATGGATGCCAGTGACGGCGCGGACTCTGCCGACACATTGCAGGAGCAGGCCGAGGCATAACCATGAGTCCAGCCCAGGCACAACATATCCACGAGCTGATTGCTTCGTTGCGTCTTGCCCAAGCGCGGGAGCGCGGCGAGCTGGTGCGTCGGGCGGCTCTGGCCTTGGGCAAGACCCCTAAGACCGTTTACCGCATGCTCAAGGCGGCGGGATGGGATGCCGGGCGCAAACCCCGCGCGGATGCTGGTCAGACTGCTGTGGATGCCTCTCTGGCCCTGACGGTGGGTGGGCTTGTAACTCGCGCCACCAGGGTCAACGGCAAGCGCACCCTGACCATCAAGGATGCCTGCGAACGGCTGGCCGCACAGGGTTACGGCGTCAAGGACGAATCAACGGGAGAAACCATCATGCCAAGCCCAAAAACCGTTAGCACCGCCATGCGCCGCTATGGCTGCCACCCCGATCAAATGGAAAGGGGCAAGGCAACCGGACGCCAGCGCAGTTTGCACCCCAACCATGTTTGGGAAATAGACGCTTCGGTGTGTGTGCTGGTGTATCTGCCCGGCGGCAAGAAGATGCGCCTGTTGGACGAAAAAATATACAATGAGCGCAAACCGGGCCGTCTGGTGGAGATCGGGCGGCAACGCATCATAAGATATGTAGTTGTCGACCACTGCACCCACACTCTGTACCTGCATTACGAGCTGGCAGGGGGTGAAGATGCCGCAGGCATTCTGGCCACCCTTATTGAGGCCATGTCTGACCGTGGGCCGCGCGATCCCATGCACGGTGTGCCGTTCATCCTTTATATGGATAAATCTGGCGGCAACCAGTCAAGCCTTGTCAAAGGCTTCTGTGAAGCTATGGGCATCAAGCCCATGTACCACGCGGCAGGCAATGCCAGCGCCACTGGCAGTGTTGAAGTTGCACAAAACCTCGTTGAGCGGGGCTTTGAATCTCGGCTTCGTTTCATGGACGTGTCGGAGCTTGGACAACTGCAAGAACAGGCGGATCGGTGGCGGCGGCATTTCAATGCCCACTCCATACACACACGCCTGCAATGCCCGCGCAACCGCGCATGGCTGCGCATTAGCGATGACCAGTTACGGGTTGCCAGCCGTGAGGCCATGCAGGCGGTGGCAACCTGGGGCGAACAGACCCGCACCGTGCAACCGGATTACACGATCAGGCTGGATACCAAGAGCCACGGTGTGCATACCTATGATTTGCGCATGCTTGGCGCTCATGGCGTCCATGTGCGGGACAAGGTGGGTGTGCTTCTCAATCCCTTCAACGCTCCGGAAATCATCGTCACCAAGGCCATGCCGGATGGCGATGTTTTGCGCTTCACCGTATCGCCCATAGACAGGGATGAATGGGGATTTGATGCCGCCGCCCCCGTCATGGGTCAGGAATGGGGCAAGGCTCCGGAAACGCCTGTTGAACAGTCTGCCAAGGCAATGGAAGCGCTGGCAATGGGTGAAGACGGTAAAGCCGCCCGGCCATGGGAACATATCGACCCGATGGCGGACATCAAGGAAGCTCCACTGCACTTGCGGCGTGATGGTGTTGCCGCTCCTGTGGAGTCTGGTGCGCCAGTGGCTCTGGCCATGCCTTTAAGCCGTGTGGAGGCCGCACAGCGGTTGCAACAGATTGACCCCGCACCGTGGCAGCGCGACCCCATTGCATGCATGGCGCACATTCGTGACGC is part of the Desulfovibrio sp. genome and harbors:
- a CDS encoding helix-turn-helix transcriptional regulator; protein product: MSFSRRLVEERKRLKFKQKEISERLGIHINSQLDYEKERLPSFAVYLERLADLGFDIGYIVTGARQGVVLTAEECEVLALYRKAPETIQTAAKAVLVSGHHATQGPIVNGNVAGPVATNYYGGGNDYVAKN
- a CDS encoding thermonuclease family protein, whose protein sequence is MRIQRTDGAVVTIRVYGIDCPEIGQPYGKEARDLTATLLMGKTVEVTPAQKSKSYGREVASIMQPDGTRLLQEALTASGLAWVDGRYCKQEACNEWRKMQQEAREASPPRGLWADPSPVPPWQWRRMHRR
- a CDS encoding DNA-binding protein, which encodes MNALRTPEEVRRDFETRGMSVATWARRHGYSPFGVYDVLLGRTKGLRGESHNIAVALGIKAGSINTNVNR
- a CDS encoding OB-fold protein, which translates into the protein MIMWQKISTCVAAIIFSLFFTLAGSAHALEATTAFTIPGKYVLLVVKDFSPEEKIEAKVVVKSAKEAAKKLNVEQCQIVFYEKAKAESEGPMAVASSVGDDNDPMFLQATNAEQSGRLKKIIGYEAEPKELYQAYENNEVVADEDFKGKPVILEVKVSGVAKDVAGKPYVLVPVDKSGLFGLRIYLDMKDPFLRELKKGSIAVIQAKAKGFTVKNVMMDGVIASVAKK